One genomic region from Leifsonia poae encodes:
- a CDS encoding ANTAR domain-containing response regulator gives MTDQEATPTAPRRVVVAEDESLIRLDIVEILRDNGFEVVGEAGDGETAVALATELRPDLVIMDVKMPQLDGISAAERLSKGHIAPVVLLTAFSQKELVERATEAGALAYVVKPFTPNDLLPAIEIALARYAQIIALEAEVSDMVERFETRKLVDRAKGLLNEKMGLSEPEAFRWIQKASMDRRLTMHDVAQAIIEQLAAKK, from the coding sequence GTGACTGACCAGGAAGCTACCCCAACCGCCCCCCGACGCGTCGTCGTCGCGGAAGACGAATCGCTGATCCGGCTCGACATCGTCGAGATCCTCCGTGACAACGGTTTCGAGGTCGTCGGCGAGGCCGGGGACGGCGAGACCGCCGTCGCGCTCGCGACGGAACTGCGTCCCGACCTGGTCATCATGGATGTCAAGATGCCGCAGCTCGATGGTATCTCGGCGGCCGAGCGGCTGTCGAAGGGGCACATCGCCCCGGTCGTCCTGCTCACCGCGTTCAGCCAGAAGGAGCTCGTGGAGCGGGCCACCGAGGCCGGTGCCCTGGCGTATGTCGTCAAGCCGTTCACGCCGAACGATCTGCTGCCGGCGATCGAGATCGCCCTCGCCCGTTACGCCCAGATCATCGCGTTGGAGGCCGAGGTCTCCGACATGGTCGAGCGGTTCGAGACCCGCAAGCTCGTGGACAGGGCCAAAGGCCTCCTCAACGAGAAGATGGGCCTGAGCGAGCCCGAGGCCTTCCGCTGGATCCAGAAAGCCTCCATGGATCGCCGTCTCACCATGCACGATGTCGCCCAGGCGATCATCGAGCAGCTCGCCGCCAAGAAATAG
- a CDS encoding HAD family acid phosphatase, translating into MLPRTVPEIPSRAVGARRRLLSGSAAVVALVLGLGVVGTSGAQAWSPSPQHGDTTLTPHTSFAMAPDGSSGATVGGENIPNIDSVKKTIATYYGDPGTGIANTTASPYISQMTAIVAAEKAKLKAEYDQARGRGEKPAIVFDADDTTLMTYDMEVADMHFTFNPAEQDVWVQGERFPATPGMVGLVNEAAAMGYTVFGITGRNDDQKAGTLGNLDKVGYKPFTDADFYTKWTGVGASQQPSYITCATTKCTTVEFKANTRKHIESLGYTITLNVGDQFSDLQGGYAERSLKLPNPTYYLPSPDLPGLSEPALSPRTAFTMAPDGSSGATAGGEGIPNIDSVKATIATYYGDPGTGIANKTDSPYIREMRALVLRQLPQIALTCFAEKKLHKNPAIVLDADDTTLMTYDMEVADMHFTFNPTEQNVWVQAQRFPATPAMTTLVAVAQKSGCTIVGLTGRNDNQKAATIANLAKVGYSGFTAANYYTKWTGVGTSQQPSYISCAQTACTTIEYKSQTRKHIESAAGGHYDIVANFGDQYSDLIGGAADRAIKLPNPTYYLP; encoded by the coding sequence ATGCTGCCTCGAACTGTTCCGGAAATCCCCTCCCGCGCCGTCGGCGCCCGACGGCGACTGCTCTCGGGCTCTGCCGCCGTCGTCGCACTCGTCCTCGGTCTCGGCGTCGTGGGAACCTCCGGCGCCCAGGCATGGTCACCCTCACCGCAGCACGGGGACACGACGCTGACCCCGCACACCAGCTTCGCGATGGCTCCCGACGGATCGAGCGGGGCCACGGTCGGTGGCGAGAACATCCCGAACATCGATTCGGTGAAGAAGACGATCGCCACCTACTACGGCGATCCCGGCACCGGCATCGCGAACACGACCGCTTCGCCGTACATCAGCCAGATGACCGCGATCGTCGCTGCCGAGAAGGCGAAGCTGAAGGCGGAATACGACCAGGCTCGAGGCCGTGGCGAGAAGCCGGCGATCGTCTTCGACGCCGACGACACGACTCTCATGACCTACGACATGGAAGTCGCGGACATGCACTTCACTTTCAACCCGGCCGAACAGGATGTGTGGGTGCAGGGTGAGCGCTTCCCTGCGACCCCCGGCATGGTCGGCTTGGTCAATGAGGCCGCCGCGATGGGCTACACCGTGTTCGGCATCACCGGTCGCAACGACGACCAGAAGGCGGGGACGCTCGGCAACCTCGACAAGGTGGGCTACAAGCCGTTCACCGACGCCGACTTCTACACGAAGTGGACAGGAGTCGGGGCGTCGCAGCAGCCCTCGTACATCACCTGCGCCACGACCAAATGCACGACCGTCGAGTTCAAAGCGAACACGCGCAAGCACATCGAAAGCCTCGGCTACACGATCACCCTCAATGTGGGCGACCAGTTCAGCGATCTGCAGGGCGGATACGCCGAACGCTCGCTCAAGCTGCCGAACCCCACCTACTACCTCCCGTCGCCCGACCTGCCCGGTCTCTCCGAACCGGCGCTCTCACCGCGAACCGCTTTCACGATGGCGCCCGACGGGTCGAGCGGCGCGACGGCGGGCGGGGAGGGCATCCCGAACATCGACTCGGTGAAGGCGACGATCGCCACCTACTACGGCGACCCCGGCACCGGCATCGCGAACAAGACCGACTCCCCGTACATCCGGGAGATGCGCGCCTTGGTGCTGAGGCAACTTCCGCAGATCGCCCTGACCTGCTTCGCGGAGAAGAAGTTGCACAAGAATCCAGCCATCGTGCTCGACGCGGACGACACGACCCTGATGACGTACGACATGGAGGTCGCCGACATGCACTTCACCTTCAACCCGACCGAGCAGAACGTCTGGGTGCAGGCGCAGCGCTTCCCGGCGACCCCGGCGATGACGACCCTCGTCGCCGTCGCGCAGAAGTCAGGCTGCACAATCGTCGGGCTCACCGGCCGCAACGACAACCAGAAGGCGGCGACCATCGCCAATCTCGCGAAGGTCGGCTACTCCGGGTTCACCGCGGCGAATTACTACACCAAATGGACCGGCGTCGGCACCTCGCAGCAGCCGTCTTACATCAGCTGCGCTCAAACCGCCTGCACGACGATCGAGTACAAGTCGCAGACCAGGAAGCACATCGAGTCCGCGGCCGGCGGCCACTACGACATCGTGGCGAACTTCGGCGACCAGTACAGCGATCTGATCGGCGGCGCGGCCGACCGCGCGATCAAACTTCCGAACCCCACGTACTACCTGCCGTAG
- a CDS encoding DUF6855 family protein, with amino-acid sequence MAEGTESDPWMLTTAPGTSAYTMWRDEGTDPPALICQVGSTRLRYRLSAVDDLAAWLRTQADWVPLGAADEQKPAVAGTVEAWGRDEANPVGGWYGLRKGYRGRFGMYLPPLLEQLGLAELTHDARNNRMRAVGS; translated from the coding sequence ATGGCCGAGGGAACCGAGTCCGACCCGTGGATGCTGACCACGGCTCCGGGAACATCCGCGTACACGATGTGGCGTGACGAGGGCACCGACCCGCCGGCGCTGATCTGCCAGGTCGGGTCCACCAGGCTCCGCTACCGTCTGAGCGCCGTCGACGACCTCGCCGCGTGGTTGCGGACGCAGGCTGACTGGGTGCCGCTCGGTGCGGCCGACGAGCAGAAGCCGGCCGTCGCGGGGACCGTCGAGGCATGGGGGCGCGACGAAGCCAATCCGGTGGGCGGCTGGTATGGACTGCGCAAGGGCTACCGCGGCAGGTTCGGCATGTACCTCCCGCCGTTGCTCGAGCAGCTCGGTCTCGCCGAACTCACCCATGACGCCCGCAACAATCGGATGCGTGCTGTCGGTTCGTGA
- a CDS encoding DUF1648 domain-containing protein: MNGRIATRVCQVIALFLALVPFGALVVAGIVVGPQLGPRMASHWSGGATPDGYSDTWSSFWIFVGIVIVITVAGIAAVVASVTSNRARLLAAFATGMAGLSSLAWFVPALATAAAPSPEQATLDARMLMLIPVVALGVAVFLILRPAAEPVLDEDADEAAPTVPPLRAGDRLVWTGTTGTAWFTTPGALLAAGGVACLVVAAVRGTPGLVGAAVALLLIGGVFLFFGRMRLRIDARGMRLSSALFRLPIIRVRLESVANVSAEVIDPLRWGGWGFRLSGRGLAYVLGKREGLVVERQRGLAIAVTIGQADRARDALELLVRQHRELDAERS, translated from the coding sequence GTGAACGGCCGCATCGCGACGCGGGTGTGCCAGGTCATCGCCCTGTTCCTGGCACTCGTGCCATTCGGTGCCTTGGTCGTCGCTGGAATCGTCGTGGGGCCGCAGCTGGGACCCCGGATGGCTTCGCACTGGTCGGGCGGCGCTACGCCCGATGGCTACTCCGACACCTGGTCGTCGTTCTGGATCTTCGTTGGGATCGTGATCGTGATCACAGTCGCCGGTATCGCGGCCGTCGTCGCCTCGGTCACGTCGAACCGCGCGCGCCTCCTCGCGGCGTTCGCCACCGGCATGGCAGGTCTCTCATCGTTGGCGTGGTTCGTCCCCGCTCTCGCGACGGCGGCGGCTCCGTCGCCGGAGCAGGCGACGCTCGACGCGCGCATGCTGATGCTCATCCCCGTGGTCGCGCTCGGCGTCGCGGTGTTCCTCATCCTCCGGCCTGCAGCCGAGCCGGTTCTCGACGAGGACGCCGACGAAGCCGCCCCCACCGTCCCACCCCTTCGCGCAGGAGACCGTCTCGTCTGGACCGGCACTACGGGCACCGCATGGTTCACGACCCCGGGAGCGCTGCTCGCCGCGGGCGGAGTGGCCTGTCTCGTCGTCGCCGCCGTGCGGGGCACTCCGGGTCTCGTGGGAGCGGCCGTCGCCCTGCTGCTGATCGGCGGGGTCTTCCTGTTCTTCGGTCGGATGCGGTTGCGGATCGATGCGCGGGGGATGCGGCTCAGCTCGGCTCTATTCCGCCTCCCGATCATCCGGGTGCGCCTGGAGTCGGTGGCGAATGTGTCGGCCGAGGTCATCGATCCGCTCCGCTGGGGCGGGTGGGGATTCCGGCTCTCCGGTCGCGGGCTCGCGTATGTTCTCGGCAAGCGCGAGGGGCTGGTGGTCGAACGGCAGCGCGGCCTCGCCATCGCGGTCACGATCGGCCAGGCCGACCGGGCACGTGACGCGCTCGAGCTGCTGGTGCGGCAGCACCGGGAGCTCGACGCCGAACGGAGCTGA
- a CDS encoding GntR family transcriptional regulator: MLIRLEAESSASFAEQIVAQVRLGVARGEIQLGERLPSARELAGSLGVNMHTVLRAYDDLREAGVIDLRRGRGAVVVAGDAPTVRTVFESAASLVAEATRAGISSRELSVIIRGLS; this comes from the coding sequence ATGTTGATTCGATTGGAAGCCGAGTCGTCCGCGTCGTTCGCGGAACAGATCGTCGCCCAGGTACGACTCGGCGTGGCACGCGGCGAGATCCAGCTGGGCGAGCGTCTGCCGTCGGCGCGCGAGCTGGCGGGGTCGCTCGGCGTGAACATGCACACGGTGCTTCGCGCCTACGACGATCTGCGTGAGGCCGGGGTCATCGACCTCCGCCGCGGCCGGGGCGCCGTTGTCGTCGCCGGTGACGCGCCGACAGTCCGCACCGTGTTCGAGTCCGCGGCATCGTTGGTCGCCGAGGCCACGCGTGCGGGCATCAGCTCGCGGGAACTGTCCGTGATCATCCGGGGACTGTCGTGA
- a CDS encoding FBP domain-containing protein, protein MEMLSQQEIRDAFVNCSRTEAAELPMPPGLHEVDWSRREYLGWRDPRSPQRGFVVVPTVDSPVGIVLRASDASMRSHSASMCGWCQDVQLTHDVYLYVARRAGQAGRNGDTVGTMLCGDFDCCENVRRKPSPAVVGFDVEAAVAARIAGLGERAQRFAATVVGARI, encoded by the coding sequence ATGGAGATGCTTTCGCAACAGGAGATCCGTGACGCGTTCGTGAACTGTTCGCGAACCGAGGCGGCGGAGCTGCCGATGCCGCCGGGGCTGCACGAAGTCGACTGGTCGCGGCGCGAATACCTCGGATGGCGCGACCCGCGCTCGCCGCAGCGCGGTTTCGTGGTCGTCCCGACGGTGGACAGTCCGGTCGGCATCGTGCTGCGCGCCTCCGATGCGTCGATGCGGTCGCATTCTGCGTCGATGTGTGGTTGGTGCCAGGATGTGCAGCTCACCCACGACGTGTACCTCTACGTGGCCAGGCGCGCGGGTCAGGCCGGGAGGAACGGCGACACGGTCGGCACCATGCTGTGCGGCGATTTCGATTGTTGCGAGAACGTGCGGCGGAAGCCGTCGCCGGCCGTGGTGGGGTTCGATGTGGAGGCGGCGGTTGCCGCTCGCATCGCCGGTCTCGGCGAGCGCGCCCAGCGGTTCGCGGCGACGGTGGTCGGCGCCCGTATCTGA
- a CDS encoding thioredoxin family protein: MTSLTSVTDATFPDAVLAAPGTTVVEFWAPGCGPCRALGPILEQLADEHADTLSIVKINADDNPQAAMTYRAMALPVMKVFQNGEVVKTIIGAKPKPALELALADYLR; this comes from the coding sequence ATGACCTCACTCACCTCTGTCACCGATGCCACCTTCCCTGATGCGGTGCTCGCCGCCCCCGGCACCACCGTCGTCGAGTTCTGGGCGCCCGGGTGCGGCCCGTGCCGCGCGCTCGGGCCGATCCTCGAACAGCTCGCCGACGAGCACGCGGACACGCTGAGCATCGTGAAGATCAACGCCGACGACAATCCTCAGGCCGCGATGACGTACCGTGCCATGGCCTTGCCGGTCATGAAGGTGTTCCAGAACGGCGAGGTCGTGAAGACCATCATCGGCGCCAAGCCGAAGCCGGCGCTGGAGCTGGCGCTCGCCGACTACCTCAGGTGA
- a CDS encoding hydrolase, which yields MVDWLCAACAVEYPAADEHPEVCPICEDERQYVPHDGQRWTSLQALAEAGERVAVSELEPELFALRSEPRVGIGQQSLLLRTPAGNLLWDPTGFVDEVAVAAVRELGGVAVIATSHPHMFGAQTSWSRLLGGPPVLVAEADRSWVQRDDPSVATWSGERQILPGVTLRTVGGHFPGSAIVHWERDGGVVLAGDTVFPGPSGEWVTFMRSYPNDIPLSGAVVRRVADRLCERPFERLYGNLGNTVLGDARGAVLRSAERYIGWVTGAFDDLT from the coding sequence ATGGTCGATTGGTTGTGCGCGGCATGCGCGGTCGAGTATCCGGCGGCGGACGAGCATCCTGAGGTCTGCCCGATCTGCGAGGACGAAAGGCAGTACGTCCCCCACGACGGGCAGCGGTGGACGTCGCTCCAGGCGTTGGCGGAGGCCGGTGAGCGCGTGGCGGTCAGCGAACTGGAACCCGAGCTGTTCGCACTGCGTTCCGAGCCGAGGGTGGGGATCGGCCAGCAGAGCCTGCTGCTGCGCACGCCGGCAGGCAACCTCCTCTGGGACCCGACCGGGTTCGTCGACGAGGTCGCGGTCGCCGCGGTGCGCGAGCTGGGCGGCGTGGCCGTGATCGCCACCAGCCACCCGCACATGTTCGGCGCCCAGACCTCGTGGTCCAGATTGCTCGGCGGGCCACCCGTTCTCGTGGCCGAAGCAGACCGGTCCTGGGTGCAGCGCGACGACCCCAGCGTGGCGACATGGTCCGGCGAGCGCCAGATCCTGCCGGGCGTCACCCTCCGCACCGTCGGGGGACACTTCCCGGGCAGCGCGATCGTGCACTGGGAGCGCGACGGCGGCGTGGTGCTCGCCGGCGACACCGTCTTCCCGGGGCCGAGCGGAGAATGGGTCACCTTCATGCGCAGCTACCCGAACGACATCCCGCTGTCGGGTGCGGTGGTGCGCCGAGTCGCCGACCGGCTGTGCGAGCGGCCGTTCGAGCGGCTCTACGGCAACCTGGGGAACACGGTCCTCGGCGATGCGCGCGGGGCTGTCCTGCGTTCGGCCGAGCGCTACATCGGTTGGGTCACGGGCGCGTTCGACGACCTCACCTGA
- a CDS encoding alpha/beta hydrolase — protein MANQPVVFLHGLWLHASSWGSWVEFFRNEGYDPIAPNWPGEHDTVADTRSHPDEVADVGIDEVTAHFARIIETLPIPPVLIGHSFGGLITEKLLGQGYGTVGVAIDPAQIKGVLPLPLAQLRSGLPALRNPANISRAISLTEKEFRYGFANQLDDEESAELFERWTIPSTVRPLFQAAGANFSLHSQAAVDTANEDRGPLLLISGTADHTVPDVTTDATLRQYRKSNAVTELIKFHGRGHSLTIDHGWRDVASEVLAWLGRQGLDD, from the coding sequence ATGGCGAATCAACCGGTTGTCTTCCTCCACGGTCTCTGGCTCCACGCCTCCAGCTGGGGGTCGTGGGTCGAGTTCTTCCGCAATGAAGGCTACGACCCGATCGCCCCGAATTGGCCCGGCGAACACGACACTGTCGCCGACACGCGCTCGCACCCCGACGAGGTGGCGGATGTGGGAATCGACGAGGTCACGGCGCACTTCGCGAGGATCATCGAGACGCTCCCGATTCCCCCGGTTCTCATCGGCCACTCGTTCGGCGGGCTCATCACCGAGAAACTTCTCGGGCAGGGATACGGCACCGTCGGCGTCGCCATCGACCCCGCCCAGATCAAGGGGGTCCTCCCGCTGCCGCTCGCCCAGTTGCGGTCCGGACTCCCGGCCCTCCGCAACCCGGCCAACATCAGTAGAGCGATCTCGCTCACCGAGAAGGAGTTCCGGTACGGCTTTGCGAACCAGCTCGACGACGAGGAGTCGGCTGAACTGTTCGAGAGGTGGACCATCCCCTCCACCGTGCGACCCCTGTTCCAGGCCGCGGGCGCGAACTTCTCCCTGCACTCGCAAGCGGCAGTCGACACGGCCAATGAGGATCGCGGTCCGCTGCTTCTGATTTCCGGAACGGCGGACCACACCGTGCCCGATGTCACCACTGACGCTACCCTGCGGCAGTACCGGAAGTCGAACGCGGTGACCGAGCTGATCAAATTCCACGGCCGCGGTCACTCGCTCACGATCGATCACGGGTGGCGCGATGTCGCCTCCGAGGTGCTCGCCTGGTTGGGGCGCCAGGGGCTCGATGACTGA
- a CDS encoding LLM class flavin-dependent oxidoreductase: MKRIGFLSFGHWQDVRGSQVLTGADALLQSVELAVAAEEVGVDGAYVRVHHFAQQLASPFPLLAAMAARTSRIELGTGVIDMRYENPLYAAESAAAADLISGGRLQLGISRGSPETALRGYESFGYVPADDETDADMARRHTDVFRAAIAGAGLALSNPQMTGVSQPLAIEPRSPGLPERIWWGAGSRATAVWTAEQGMNLMSSTLLTEDTGVPFDQLQAEQIRMFRDAWREAGHDREPRVSVSRSIVPIIDEETNRFFGLRAQADATDQVGHLDGGLARFGRSYIGAPDVIAAELAQDEAVQAADTVLVTVPNQLGVDFNARILESIVRDVRPALG, encoded by the coding sequence GTGAAACGCATCGGATTCCTCTCTTTCGGCCACTGGCAGGACGTGCGCGGTTCCCAGGTGCTCACGGGCGCCGACGCGCTGCTGCAGAGCGTCGAGCTGGCCGTGGCCGCCGAGGAGGTGGGGGTCGACGGCGCCTATGTTCGCGTGCACCATTTCGCGCAGCAGCTCGCCTCACCGTTCCCCCTGCTGGCGGCCATGGCGGCCCGCACCAGCCGCATCGAACTCGGCACCGGCGTGATCGACATGCGATACGAGAATCCCCTCTATGCCGCGGAATCCGCCGCGGCAGCCGACCTGATCAGCGGCGGGCGACTGCAGCTCGGCATCAGCCGCGGGTCACCCGAGACGGCGCTGCGCGGCTACGAGTCGTTCGGATACGTTCCGGCCGACGACGAGACCGATGCCGATATGGCGCGTCGTCACACCGATGTATTCCGCGCAGCCATCGCCGGAGCCGGGCTCGCCCTGTCGAACCCGCAGATGACCGGCGTCTCCCAACCGCTCGCGATCGAGCCGCGCTCCCCCGGTCTGCCTGAGCGCATCTGGTGGGGCGCCGGTTCCCGGGCCACCGCGGTGTGGACCGCCGAGCAGGGCATGAACCTGATGAGTTCGACACTGCTCACCGAAGACACGGGCGTGCCGTTCGACCAGCTGCAGGCGGAACAGATCCGGATGTTCCGGGACGCCTGGCGTGAAGCCGGTCACGACCGCGAACCGCGAGTGTCGGTAAGCCGGAGCATCGTGCCGATCATCGACGAGGAGACGAACCGCTTCTTCGGCCTGCGCGCCCAGGCGGACGCGACCGACCAGGTCGGCCATCTCGACGGCGGGCTCGCCCGCTTCGGACGCAGCTACATCGGCGCCCCCGACGTCATCGCGGCCGAACTCGCACAGGACGAAGCGGTCCAGGCCGCCGACACCGTGCTCGTCACCGTGCCCAATCAGCTCGGCGTCGACTTCAATGCTCGCATCCTGGAGTCGATCGTGCGGGATGTCAGACCCGCGCTCGGGTGA
- a CDS encoding SGNH/GDSL hydrolase family protein: MFSSYIAIGDSFTEGVGDDLPDGRVRGWADFVAVGLALASPEIVSYANLAIRGRKLGPLLTEQLEPAVAQHPQLISINGGGNDIMRPRVSTVSVTEQLMAAADRVTGAGIHLVMLSGANPTDHLPLGGLVAKRGEELDSTVRALFPRENATFVDNWADTGLRALRYWSQDRLHLNALGHARVASNVLTALGVAVPAEWGVSEVAAEPAGASSRRTAAYYREYVLPWIGRRLTGRSSGDGRAAKIATLTPVDPSRATPV, encoded by the coding sequence ATGTTCTCGAGCTACATCGCCATCGGCGACAGTTTCACGGAGGGGGTCGGGGACGATCTGCCGGACGGGCGGGTGCGCGGCTGGGCGGATTTCGTAGCCGTCGGTCTCGCTCTGGCGTCGCCCGAGATCGTGAGCTATGCCAATCTCGCGATCCGCGGTCGCAAGCTCGGTCCGCTCCTCACCGAGCAGTTGGAACCGGCTGTCGCCCAACACCCCCAGCTCATCAGCATCAATGGCGGCGGCAACGACATCATGCGACCGCGCGTGTCGACGGTTTCGGTGACGGAGCAGCTGATGGCGGCGGCCGACCGGGTCACCGGGGCGGGCATCCACCTCGTGATGCTGAGCGGCGCCAACCCGACGGACCATCTTCCGCTCGGCGGTCTCGTCGCGAAACGCGGCGAGGAGCTCGATTCCACCGTGCGGGCGCTCTTCCCGCGGGAGAACGCCACCTTCGTCGACAATTGGGCCGACACTGGGCTGAGAGCGCTGCGCTACTGGTCGCAGGACCGTCTGCACCTGAACGCGCTCGGCCACGCCCGCGTCGCGTCGAACGTGCTCACCGCGCTCGGCGTCGCTGTTCCCGCCGAATGGGGTGTCTCCGAGGTCGCCGCCGAACCGGCAGGCGCGTCCTCGCGACGGACGGCCGCCTATTACCGGGAGTACGTGCTCCCCTGGATCGGCCGCCGGCTCACTGGCCGTTCCTCCGGTGACGGTCGCGCGGCGAAGATCGCCACGCTCACGCCAGTCGACCCGAGCAGAGCGACACCCGTCTGA
- a CDS encoding MATE family efflux transporter, producing MSALRASAITVGGVGLTFAVAVFLFRDQLFSAFVADPSVLAIGATILTAQLVAMIGNGLTGLITSLFQATGRALAATVMSITQGVLFIPIVLLGNLWFGLPGIVWALTITEGLVFLVGVALWLAARKAIDRGLAEGNAERADSVLEAVAV from the coding sequence ATGTCGGCGCTGCGGGCCTCGGCGATCACGGTCGGCGGCGTGGGGCTGACCTTCGCGGTCGCGGTGTTCCTCTTTCGCGACCAGCTCTTCTCGGCCTTCGTGGCCGATCCCTCCGTGCTGGCGATCGGCGCCACCATTCTCACCGCCCAGCTCGTGGCGATGATCGGCAACGGGCTCACCGGCCTCATCACCTCCCTGTTCCAGGCCACGGGACGGGCGCTTGCGGCGACGGTGATGTCGATCACGCAGGGAGTGCTCTTCATCCCGATCGTGTTGCTCGGCAACCTCTGGTTCGGTCTTCCCGGCATCGTCTGGGCATTGACGATCACCGAGGGCCTCGTGTTCCTCGTCGGCGTCGCGCTCTGGCTCGCCGCCCGCAAGGCCATCGATCGTGGCCTGGCCGAGGGGAACGCGGAACGGGCCGATAGCGTACTCGAGGCCGTGGCGGTCTGA
- a CDS encoding MATE family efflux transporter, whose protein sequence is MSTTTPETQADAVGTNRWYLSSAPIVRALVHLCVPMAAAMIVGAVYNVINAGFIGSLHDTVLLAAITFGTPILGLVMAVGGVFGVGGGALISRLLGASESDPTKAGEIRRVSSFAVWGSVVAGAVLGGVGLLLLNPIVALLGADAAAASATGAYVAVMLAFVPVLAAAFCLEQLVRAEGASRQVMIGLIASTAANLLFDVLFILVLHWGVAGAALAMGLSNLGVVAYFALWLHRNSEHISLAPRWFTLSPSVLKPVFGVGVGELLQASFLIVTSLVLNNLAAAYGDGPLAAMGVAVRIAQVPEFLLMGVTLGVLPLLAFAYGKGTGAG, encoded by the coding sequence ATGAGCACCACGACACCCGAAACACAGGCCGACGCCGTCGGCACCAACCGCTGGTACCTCTCCTCCGCGCCGATCGTTCGAGCCCTCGTGCACCTCTGCGTGCCGATGGCCGCCGCGATGATCGTCGGGGCCGTCTACAACGTGATCAACGCCGGGTTCATCGGCTCGCTCCACGACACGGTGCTGCTCGCCGCCATCACCTTCGGCACACCGATCCTCGGGCTCGTCATGGCCGTCGGAGGCGTTTTCGGCGTCGGTGGTGGCGCGCTCATCTCCCGTCTTCTCGGCGCGAGCGAGAGCGATCCCACGAAGGCCGGCGAGATCAGACGGGTCTCGTCCTTCGCCGTCTGGGGGTCGGTGGTCGCCGGAGCCGTGCTCGGCGGCGTCGGCCTGCTCCTCCTGAACCCGATCGTGGCATTGCTCGGCGCGGATGCGGCGGCCGCGTCGGCGACGGGCGCATACGTCGCGGTCATGCTCGCCTTCGTCCCGGTGCTCGCCGCGGCCTTCTGTCTCGAACAGCTCGTGCGGGCAGAGGGTGCCTCCCGTCAGGTCATGATCGGGCTCATCGCCTCCACCGCGGCGAATCTGCTGTTCGATGTGCTCTTCATCCTGGTGCTGCACTGGGGCGTGGCCGGAGCGGCGCTGGCGATGGGGCTGTCCAACCTCGGCGTCGTGGCCTATTTCGCCCTCTGGCTGCACCGGAACAGCGAGCACATCAGCCTCGCGCCGCGGTGGTTCACCCTCTCGCCGTCCGTGCTGAAGCCGGTGTTCGGCGTCGGCGTCGGCGAACTACTGCAGGCCTCGTTCCTCATCGTCACATCGCTGGTGCTCAACAATCTCGCCGCGGCCTACGGCGACGGTCCACTGGCGGCGATGGGCGTGGCCGTCCGTATCGCACAGGTGCCGGAGTTCTTGCTGATGGGGGTGACGCTGGGCGTGCTCCCGCTACTCGCCTTCGCCTACGGCAAGGGGACAGGAGCCGGCTGA
- a CDS encoding MarR family winged helix-turn-helix transcriptional regulator — MNEPEMTFSSSLELVRWIGWAQRKVGEDWIRARELSHEQAFALGFLVQNPGSIQRDLAQMTRTSAASVSSLLQGLERRGLIERRTEAGNERSKRVYATPAGADLIAGFESAMRDADDTILAPLDDQERATLHALLTKVTAELPQPTRS, encoded by the coding sequence ATGAATGAACCGGAGATGACGTTCTCGAGCAGCCTCGAACTCGTCCGCTGGATCGGCTGGGCGCAGCGGAAGGTCGGCGAGGACTGGATCCGGGCGCGCGAACTCAGCCATGAGCAGGCGTTCGCGCTCGGATTCCTCGTGCAGAACCCCGGATCCATCCAGCGTGATCTCGCGCAGATGACCCGCACGAGTGCGGCGAGCGTATCGAGCCTTCTGCAGGGACTCGAACGCCGCGGCCTCATCGAACGTCGCACGGAGGCGGGGAACGAGCGCAGCAAACGTGTGTATGCAACGCCCGCCGGCGCCGACCTCATCGCCGGATTCGAATCCGCGATGCGGGACGCCGACGACACCATCCTCGCCCCGCTGGACGACCAGGAGCGGGCGACACTGCACGCGCTCCTGACCAAGGTCACGGCGGAACTGCCGCAGCCCACCCGGTCGTAA